AGTGTGCTTTGCTCCCAGCTTGGTGTTGTCTCACATACAGGCACACTCTTTATCTTCCAGCTCACTAACGCACAGGTATGTGTGCACATAGGACAGTTCAAGCTGCCAAGCTGTGTAGCCCAAATTCATAGGACTCCATGGGTTTTGAGACATGTAGGGATGCATGATTTCAGTATCAAATGTCTCTGAGAGACAACATCCAAAAAACCCATTATACTGTTTGGATTATCAGTTTCACTGACACTTCAATGTTTGTACTTCAGCACTTACAAGTATTTCATCTGGAAAAATATAACCCTTCATCTGGAAAAATATAACCCTGCAAATGTGTGTTTATTATTCTACATAGCATTACAAGGAGAGGCAGAGATCACACCAGTATTTAGGCCACAGTCTTTGCCatatgaataattaaaactTGGAGCAGAGTCTCCCACACTGTTCCATGTAATAGTTGTAAAAAGTGATGTAAAAGCCTGATCTGGAGCTTGAATTCTATAAATTTTATAAAGCCCCTTAAACCAAAGCCATTGACTTACTGTATATGTGCTTGTATGTAAATTGTAAGCCAAACCTGAGCCTCTTGACAGCCTAAGAAAAGGCTTTTCCAATATACTGGCCTGAAACAGGTGGTTTACATTACTTTGCAGCAAAGCCTTTCTAGGTAACTTGGATACAAGCATGTTGAAATGAAAAAGGCAGATGAAGAATGAGTAAGTCAGTTGGGGACAGGGAAAATTTCATAAAAGGATTGATAAATGAAGCAATGTTGTTCTTCTGAGTGTTAATGCACTCAGATTTTTGGTTATGGTGAGTGAAGACAGGAGGGCCTTTTGGGTAATGTGTATCAAACCCTGAACCCTGCAAGTTCAGCAACCTCACAGAGTAATCAGTGAGGCAATTTCAGGCAATTCAGCCTGAAAAACTTCATGACAACTGAAATCTCGTTTTCACTCATCAGGAGGATGATGTGTGTGTCTCCTCTCCACGCTGAACAGCAGCACTAACTGCTCCCATGCCCTTTCCCTACCATCACTGCCAGCAGAACTCCACAGACATGAACTCCTGCAGTTAGAAAATGTGCACAGTCTGCATCACCAGAGCCCCTCTCTCCTGGGTGGGTTTGCTGAGTTCACATGAGAGGTTCTGGGCTGACTtagcacagcctgtgctggtggaTGACCATGTTTCTGAAGTAGTACAAGTCTCCACCTCACTTCATTTAGGCTGGGACTGTATCATCTCCTGTGTTCATTGCCGTGCAAGGCCAGTCTCCTTGCAGCTCTGGTCAGAATGCTCAAGAAAAATATAAGCAAGTAATTCTACATGCAGAGAAGTGATGCTGGACTCTTCAGTTAGACAGAAAAGGCCAGGCAAGACAAAAATCCAGAAAGGATAATTTCTTACAAATTTACTAAGAGAATAAATTCTCTTAGGACTGGGCACTTCAGAAGTTGTGAGATAGAAGTGGAAGACAGGCAGAGAGAATAGACtgacaataaataaaataaggcTGAAAATGGGAACATTTCTGACCACAGAGAGGAGTGCTGAGAGGATAAAGGTGATGGTGGGAACTGTCTCTGTCAGTGTGGCACTTGTGCAGTGGAAGAGGGATGGCCTTGCAGTACAACTTCTTGTGATCCCTCCTCTAATAGACTGAGCATGAACATCCAAATGAAAATCAAACATCAGCTTTATCTGTTGTGCGAAGTCAGAGCTTacaaaaacatttgtatttattaGAGATGATGGGTCACAGTGAGAACCAAGCATGGCTTTGGTCTATGTTCAGCATCTTTTCTGCTTGACATTCCTAATGTCACTCCTTAAACAAGCCTTAGTCTCTGCTTATTGCATGTCTAAAAGCAGCTGGTTGCCTGATTCCTTTTAACTTATGTTAGTAAGTCTTGTTTGGTGAGAAGGGAATTGAGGGTGGGCAGCCTTGGCTGTGAGTGACATCTCCTGACATGCAGAGGTGCTGTTGATTTAGTCTAGTTTGGCTGGAGGGGCCATTTCCTATTAGTCTTGAGCTCTGGAAGACACAAGAGTCAAATCTGCTTCCTTGCCttcacacagagctgcctcccaCGCTGGTGCAGTCCTTCCTGGTTATTCACTAGGAGCAACAGGGTTTCCACAGCAAAATTGCTGCCACCTGGAGTGACTGACAACATCCTCCCAGTTCTCTGTCTTGGAGACAGAAAGGATGTTAGATCTGTTCATGTTTTAGGGCCATCACTGGATGGAACCAGTGGTAGCCCCtacaaaaaagcaaagagacCAAAATTGGAAACAGACAGAgctgcctgagcagctgggctgtgctccagcatcTGGAGAGTGCTCAATGCCCGTGCAGCCGGGCAAGGCTCCAGCATcaagcagctctgagctctgagagGAGGAAAGCAGCATCATTTCTATGCCTGCTTATGGCCCTATGGGATGTTTTAGTCACTGCACACAGTGGGCAGTGTGAGAGAAAGAGTAGAGATCTGTCTCTGCTTGGATTCTgactgggcacagggacagaagaTCGCGTCTGCCTAATCTTTAGCTGAGGAAAATTGCTAGTGGAAGGAAAACCCTGGGGCCTGGCAATCAGTCAAGTACTGCTCCACTTGGTGGACACAGAGGGAGTGTTTGCATGGCATTCAGCAGTGAGAATGTGGAactctgaggagctggaggaagctGCAATAGCTTAATTGTTTAGCCCCTGCAGAACCTGCAATTACACCTAGAGCTGATGGAGGTAACCAAGTGCAcagaaaagggaatttattgAAATACCTCACCTTTCTGAACAGCAAGTGAATTTTAACTACATTGAATTTTTTAGATAGATTTGCagtgttggtttttgtttggattcttaaaaataagtttgtcttttttaaacaaGTCTGTCAAGTATTCAAGTCTGTACACTTTGAGTGCTCTTTGGAAGGTTATTGCTTTGTTACACTACCTTCTGGATTATGCTTATCACCTTGTACCTTTTCTTGTATAAAACATTTCAATAAAATGCTTCTTGGTAGCATTTGAGTTCACAGAGATGGATGGTGGGGCATGGGATACAGCAATTAAGTCGGTCACCTATCTACAAACCCCAGAGTCCTGAAAAGTGCTCATGATCCTGAACTAAAATTCAGGCAAAAGTCATATTCAGAGTTAAGAAAAGAATGTGCCTTGGCAAAAAAAGTACTGATCTCAGGCCACAGATGGGATGCAGACAATTATCATTATGTCTCTGCCTTCAGACAAGGGATTTCTAGTTCATAATTGGGATGGTCCATTACAGTGAGAACAATGTTCCTGCTttgctgccagtgctggcactttcagagctgctgcaaagaTACAGCAGTCTGACAATACCCATCACAACAGGAAATCTGAAAATCTTAGAACTTGTGCAAAGTCACATATCCTTCATTCCCATGACTGCAAATACCTAACAAGATCTCAGAGGAAGGGTGGCAACAATTATGTGGATGTGCTGTGCAACTGTCAGCAGCAGATTCAGTTTTCAGGCATGCTAACTTCATATCTATACTGTGCAGCTAATTTTAATTATAGCATCTGCTTTAATTCGTTTCTCTGgggttaaaataatttttgttcaaCAGACATGCTCAGTGCTACCATAACCTGAGCCAACTACTCTCTCCAATGAGAAGGAAGGTCTCCCAGCTGTCATGCTCTGCTGTTTCTAATCACTTCAAGCCCTGAGTTCTGGGCGTTTTTGAATAGAGTTGGATAAAATGCATTCTTACTTCCTACTCTCTGGTATGTGCACTaggttatttttttaagctgcatTCTTAGAGATATTGGCAAGCATGCTGGCCCTCTAATAGGCACTCACAACATGCAAGCATTACAAGCTTCCAAATTTCACAGTTAACCACAGCAGATTTACacagagagagcacagagctccaggcatTCCCAGTGCACCAATGTTACATTCCCAATGGGCCTGTCTGAGGCATCTTCAAAGTGAGCTCCACTGGCACTTTTAGGTTCCATTTTCTCTAAGGTAAGAAGCTGTTATTTGTCTATAGTTAGAGATTTCCAGAGGTGTGTTGCTTCTTTTCACTTGGGCTAACTTCTGAGAATAACTTGAGGATTTAGGGTCATTTCTAAGATCAGTTCTGGAACCTGAGACTGCCTCTCACATAAAACCGGAGCAGTTAGAAGCTGACCCTGTTCAGAACTTGAATGCTTTTCATAATTCCATGCATGATATGAAGTGCCAGGATGGATTTGGAGCATTAATCTGTGTCTGGAGGTCTGGAGACCTCTGGAACCCAACTTCTGGCATACAGGTGCAGAGCAGGTTCTCTCAGAGCGTGGCAACAGTTGATGTGGTTGCCTGCACTGAGGTATTGCCATCCTGAATGACTGTAATGTACTTCTAAACATCTCCTGGAGTGTTTGTgtaaaaggagaagagaaacaaaTTCCCATGCTAGTCAGTTGATCAGTGCTTTTGAGTATGAAGCATCACTGTTGGTAGAAATGGATTTCATGTCATAGTGGGAGCACATATGTCCTATGGAGTCATTTGTTTAAATGTTGACTTTACATCAAATATTATAAATCTGGAAATTATGCTGATACCCTTTCTAGAGCTCCATGTAGGAAGATGGTATTTTATTAAACAGTTGCAACACCGGCCAAGTGTAAGTTGTGAAATGACGTTTTGACTGTGGGATGCATGAAGGATtatccaaagcagaaaaatgtgaaagacAGCATCATGCTAGCCACTAACAAGTGCAACTATATGTATATTGGTTCTGAAAGCTCAGATGACATATTGGTTGTGAATGATTTTCATCAGCCATAAGTAGCCTTTTTTACAGAATTCTACTGCTAACCATGTATAGTAAACCACAAAAATCATAATTTGTTAGACAGGTTATCCCAAATATGCCTGTAACATTTAAGGAATTAGAGTGGTACAAGTTCTGCAAAGTGTGTGATTTATCATACTGTGCCAATTCTGCAAACACAGGCCATTCACAACCTGGTAGACAAAGGCAGATATTCATAGGGGAAAAGGACTACAGGAACATGCCAAAAGACATGCCTTTGGGGTGTGAGGAAAGATGGGCTACTGGGACACTAACATCCTTTTTCTGCTCTAGTCACAGGTACCAAACCAAAGATGTCCTCAACAAGAACGATTCTACTCATCCTGGGATTCCTCTCCACTTTGGCTGTAATTGCTTTAATTGCTGTAGCAGTGACCCAAAACCAGCCACTTCCGAAGAATATTAAGGTATTACAAGCTGGTACCCTTAGAGGAAAACAAGCTGGGGGGTTAGGTGTCCATAGTGCTCATGGACATGTTGCTGCCCTTGCTGGCTCTGGCTAACCTCTTTTTCTGGCTCCATGCACCTCAACATCTTGGTTTACATCTTTGTGGGAAAACCAGTCACAGCTTCACAGGGAATCATCTCTTAAGTCACCAGTCCCAGCTTCGCGGTTTCTCTGCTCCTGTTTCCTTTGCCGGGAGCTTTGCACTGAAGCTCTGCTGAGAGGAGCAATGGCACACACAGTCCCACAGCTGCCagacagaggggctgtgtgtgcctggtGCCCCAGGGGAGGCCAGCACACAGTGCCTCAGGTGTGACACGGGCTCTGCTTTGCCCACAGTATGGGATCGTGCTGGATGCGGGATCGTCCCACACCAACCTCTACGTGTACGAGTGGCCAGCAGAGAAGGAGAACGACACCGGGGTGGTGAAGCAGGTGGAGGTGTGTAAAGTTGAAggtaagaggagaaaaaggatcTGGGGAAGGGGCGTGGGATGAAGAAGAGATAATGTAATAAAAGGGTGAGGGAGGAGAAATCTAGAGGAAGAGGTCAATAGTAGAAACAGCATTACACCTGTGAGATAATGCTTCTCACTGGTTCCCATGGTGAGCTGTTTGCGCCTGAccttcctggggaaaaaatgcatccactttttcctttgtcttcagGATGCTTGGGATTAATTGCTTTTTGGAAAGAACTACACCAAAGAATgtacttaaataaataaaatatctgcaTGCACTCTTGCTAAAGTGCTGATGAAAGCAATGAGAGGGGAGAGCATGGTTTGCTCTTTTTCAAGGCTTCTGTGCAAGTTTGTGGCTTTTGCACAAGGCTTGTGGCTCAAGGTTGCTCAACTTATGCATGTCATGGTGcttttttaattctatttaatTGCTGTGTAGATACTGTATGGTTTAGGAAGGGATAAATGAAGCCTAGGGGTGCACACAACAAGGAACAGCACAGACCATCATAGATCGCTGCATTCTGAGATGTTGTCAGACCTGCCTGGGGTCTTTTCAGgcctctgcagtgcaggagagaGCCCTACTGCTATCAAGCTGCTGTGAtagctgctcagtgctgcagcatcccACGTCACGAGCAGCACACTGAGCATACAGCAAGCTGGAGCAAATGGGGCTTCACTGCTGCCATGCAGGCACTGGTCCTGGGGCAGAACCAGGGGACACATGGCAGAGAGGGACAACGATTTTTTCCTTGGGTTAGCATGAGACACAATAGCTGCAGAACACCCAGTGTTGTAGTGTGAGCAGAAAGTACACAAACAAATGACAGCATCTGCCCCCAGAGGAGCCAGCATGGAAGGGTCAGGGATATTCAGGCACAGATCCAGGGTACACCCAGGCAGACTCATAGAAGAGACTGCAGATGTTCAGGGCATGCTAAAGAAATGGCTTGGCTCAGCCGTCATTGCTAGTTCATAGCCTGCTTTGCAGAGAAAGGGTGGGAGATGCTGAGCACTGTGACCACCCACTACGTGGATTGGGCTTAGCTGGTGCTGTAGGATTCCTAAAGCTCCTCAGAAATGGGGTGGTTGAATCTGATTCTGCTGCCTGTGATACGGTTTGACACACCCGCTCATGACAGCATTCTGGGGTTATGCTTGGAGTCTGAACTATAAACTACAAACTTCTTACAGGCCCTGGGATCTCAGGTTACTCCCATGCCACAGAGAAGGCAGGCCCCTCTCTGGCACAGTGCCTACAACAAGCAAAAGAGGTgattccctcagcacagcacaaagagACACCCGTCTACCTCGGAGCAACTGCTGGCATGCGGCTTCTCAGGTACTGCAGGGCTTGtccccttctcctgcagcactgcacctGGGACCACCATGGATGTGCAGTGGGGGCCTCTGGGGGACAGTCCTTGGACACACTGCCAGCTCACACAGTGCCCAGACAGCCTCCTCTGCTGCGGCCCTCTCTGAGCCCCGAGTCCCCTGGACTTCTCCATTGCTTCCCCACTCACTCCAACCCTCCATCATCTCCTGCATCCACATGCAGCACAGAGACACCGGGAGATCAGCAGTGCCCAAGCTGATGCTCTGACATCCCCATAATAAGGGGATGCTCAAGCATCCCCACACTCTGGTATTAGGCTCAGATTATTGAGCCCAAATATGTTGCTACACCCCACAGAGGGCCATCAGAGGCTAAGGTAATTCTATAATCACAACCTCCTTTAATTACAATTTGTGATTTTCAGGAGGGTGACCCAGACCTCTCCTGGCTAGGACAGGGAACTGATCTTTGGTATATATTGCCTGGGAAATCTTCCTGGGGATATCTTCTGGATTTCTTCTCTAATGGTGACAGTAAAGAGGAGTCTCCACAGTGCAATTCCTGTCACAATACATGCTATAGAACAAGAGCTCTGGTCTCTGCTCCAAGTACCTAccactcccagctgcagggtctGTAAGCATCAGAGTTGGTGGCAGCTATGCTGTCAAGGTGTGACAGGGAGGACCATGGCAAGTCAGAGCTGGATGACCCACACGAATGACCAACCTCTGATTGGTGGGGAGTTGCAGCCTGCCTGCTCAGAATAAAGCACATAGAGAGCTGTCAGCCAGAGTTACTccatcctttcttctgttcatCCAGGTTGCAGAATGAAAGTGCAGCGGACAAAGTCTTGTCCTCTGTAGGAAACACACTACGCTCAGCTCCCTTCAACTTCCAGGGTGCCAGGATCATCACTGGTCAGGAAGAAGGAGCCTATGGATGGATCACCATTAACTACCTTCTGGGCAATTTCAAGCAGGTAGTTTATCTATAGCAAGACATTTGAATTATTGGTTTGCAGCACTTTGTAAGTCCTGCCTTGCAAGAAGgtgtcacaggcactctcttCCCTTGTAAGCCATTTACCAGGGATCAGGAAGCTGCACATCTTGCCTCAGCAGTTGCCGTGAGTACATCCTGATACTTAGTCTTATCAGGATGCATCACTATAAATCGGCTTcaagcactgaaataaaacaccAGCATCTTCAATAATTTTGCTTGGGTACAGCATCCTCTTCATTTTCTgatctaaaatatttctgtttctgaaaagtTTGACTATGGTTCTTTCCTGTTGAGCTTATAAATCTTCTGAGAGCTGAAACAGTAAGTGGACTGTTTTTTCTCATAACAGTAGTATTAGATTTCATATTCTTTGTCCTCCTGCAAACACTTGGACATGAtccatttttctgtatttacaaGCTTGCCTTTTTCTTATGTCTTGTTCCAGCTCTCATCTCATGCCCCCTCCAGGACTTCCCATGTTTCCTGTGTTCTGtgcttctgcttctctcctcaTAGttctttctcttatttatttctCCAAAATAAATCTTCTCCATGCCAAATATATCTGgtttactttgattttttttccaagtctgGCTGGAAAAAGCTTCTGCACTCCCTGAAATCCTTAAGTGAGACATCAGGAGCACTAGACCTTGGAGGAGCCTCCACACAGATTACCTTTGTATCAAAGGACCTCACTTCTGAGTCCCCAGAGAACCAGCTCTACTTCCGTCTCTACGGCAAGGATTACCAAGTGTACACGCACAGCTTTCTCTGCTATGGGAAggaccaggctctgcagcagaaacTGGCCAGGGATCTACAGGCAAGTACATCTACATCTGTAATTGAACAATCCTGGACTCTCCCAGCTTTGGGATACTGGTGCTGTAAAAGTTGCTGCATCCCAGCTCACCTCTTAGTCTGGATTAGGGAAATGTCATTGTTCTCCATACAAACTACCAATTTGAGATGCCTTGATTCTTGGGAATGGGGTAGCAAGAGAACTGCATTTAACTGAAGTACTCAGGGGAGGTGACATTTTACCATCTCTGAGAAACCCAAATCAACAGCACAGCTTCACAAACTGTgacttaaaataatttgtccAGGGTCCTACAGGGAGGCTGTGGCAGTACCCACATCTTCCCCTGTACAGATAGTGCCTTAATCCATCCTTATCCCTTTGACCTGATGTGTGCACCTGGATCTGATGTACTGAGACAAGTGCCACCCTTCCTTGTGGCTTTTTCCCAGGGTGTTATTCTAGAGCAAAGTGTAACAGTTTGGATTGGTTTTTACTTTCAGACCGCGGAGAACAGCAGTCTACCTGACCCATGCTTTCACAAGGGTTATGAGAGGACTATAAATATTAGTGACTTCTTCAAAAACCCTTGCACATCAGACAAGAAAAAGCAATTGCCTTTCAGCCAGCTGTACATTAAGGGAGAGGGGGACTATCAGAAGTGCCGAGAAAACATCCAGAAACTCTTCGACAAAAGCAATTGTCCTTACTCCAGTTGCTCCTTCAATGGGATATACCTACCTCCATTAcaaggggattttggggtgagtCTTCACTCATTCTTCAACTATCTGTGATCCAGAATGTCAGAAGAGCAGAAACTCAGAGTAACGCTAGAGCGCATTCTTCATGACTGAGGCAGGAAATCATTTACAAGATGGCTTTTTGGACATGTAACTTTTTGGACACGAAAGCAGTGCTGCACTTGCTGTGAGGACAGACATGTTAAGAGCTACCCCAGTAAATACTGGCCTACCAGCACTGCACTGCTCCCATTCTAACCCATTTCCTTGGGCTGCTGTGTTTACTCACTTTTTAAGCTGTCTAGCACCAAGGCAGGAGagcctgctgcaggcaggagcactgCTCCTGCAAACCTTGTCTCCTGAGGTCAGTGGTGCCACCAGACCTGAAATTCACCCAGCAGTGTCTGAGTGCTACCAGTGAAAGCAGTCAGCTCACCTATCTGCCTCCCAGACGTGATGAGGAGACAGTGCACACTCTGAACAAACATTATGTGTGACACCATGCTAACCATCAGTCCTAGAGCTGCAAAAAGCTGCTCAGTGATTGTGAGGCTTTCCAGGGAACTGCTAATACAATCTTGCCCTGTTCCTAAGCTGCCTCCTACCTATCAGCTACTGGCCATGGTCAGAGATGGGGTTTCTGGACCTTGGATTATATGATGGGGCTCTGTACAATCCTTTCAGACCATCACCTCTGCTCTTTGTGGTGATATTGGTTGCGACTCATCTCACTCAGTTGCCAAAATGGGGTCATGGTTGTGATGGCAATCAGCATTCACTGTATGCCACTGGCACACATAAAGGAGAGAGCTCACAGAAGTTCTTTAGGATATCATAATTCCTACCTCcatctggcagcagctctgagctgtaTCCCTCAAAATAACATCACTCTTGAAAACATTCCTGCTCTTGTGTGTGTGATGTTGCTTCTTATATTTCTTTATCTATAAACAaactcattttattttgtgggaTTTGTGGCTTAGTCAGATTAAAAGAATCTTTCTCCTTcaggctttttctgctttctatttTGTGATGAACTTTTTGAACCTGACCAGTGAACCAAACCCCCTTGCCCTGAACAAAGTGACCAGCACCATTGAGAGCTTCTGTGCCCGGCCTTGGCAAGAGGTGAGCCATGCTTGTTGCAGTAGACTGGGGCTGCTGATAGTTTTCTGTGGGATAAATGGCTGGGATTAATTTCCAGAGCAAGATGAGGAAGATCcccccagcacctgcagtgGATGCTCAGGCACaagctggagcagtgggaaggtGTGTTTAACAGTCTGGTGATTGCCTCCTTCCCTAGGTGAAGACAGCATATCACCACATCAAAGAAAAGTACCTGAGTGAATATTGCTTCTCTGGAGCCTACATCCTCTCTCTCCTGGAAAATGGCTATGAGTTCACTGCAGACAACTGGCAAATGATCCACTTCCTTGGAAAGGTGTGTTTCATGGTGGGGAGGGCCCTACCCCAGCAgttctctgcagcctctgccactGTTCAGGCAATGCCCTAGGCAGCCTCCCAGCACTGATTCTGCTCTTCTGTTTCAG
The nucleotide sequence above comes from Molothrus ater isolate BHLD 08-10-18 breed brown headed cowbird chromosome 8, BPBGC_Mater_1.1, whole genome shotgun sequence. Encoded proteins:
- the ENTPD1 gene encoding ectonucleoside triphosphate diphosphohydrolase 1 isoform X2, whose protein sequence is MDEPKVTGTKPKMSSTRTILLILGFLSTLAVIALIAVAVTQNQPLPKNIKYGIVLDAGSSHTNLYVYEWPAEKENDTGVVKQVEVCKVEGPGISGYSHATEKAGPSLAQCLQQAKEVIPSAQHKETPVYLGATAGMRLLRLQNESAADKVLSSVGNTLRSAPFNFQGARIITGQEEGAYGWITINYLLGNFKQSGWKKLLHSLKSLSETSGALDLGGASTQITFVSKDLTSESPENQLYFRLYGKDYQVYTHSFLCYGKDQALQQKLARDLQTAENSSLPDPCFHKGYERTINISDFFKNPCTSDKKKQLPFSQLYIKGEGDYQKCRENIQKLFDKSNCPYSSCSFNGIYLPPLQGDFGAFSAFYFVMNFLNLTSEPNPLALNKVTSTIESFCARPWQEVKTAYHHIKEKYLSEYCFSGAYILSLLENGYEFTADNWQMIHFLGKIGSSDAGWTLGYMLNLTNMIPAEEPAGPPLSHGSYVGLMVLCSLVLVSVLLFAWLLFHKPKCLQKGIV
- the ENTPD1 gene encoding ectonucleoside triphosphate diphosphohydrolase 1 isoform X1, coding for METPVLTAEVTGTKPKMSSTRTILLILGFLSTLAVIALIAVAVTQNQPLPKNIKYGIVLDAGSSHTNLYVYEWPAEKENDTGVVKQVEVCKVEGPGISGYSHATEKAGPSLAQCLQQAKEVIPSAQHKETPVYLGATAGMRLLRLQNESAADKVLSSVGNTLRSAPFNFQGARIITGQEEGAYGWITINYLLGNFKQSGWKKLLHSLKSLSETSGALDLGGASTQITFVSKDLTSESPENQLYFRLYGKDYQVYTHSFLCYGKDQALQQKLARDLQTAENSSLPDPCFHKGYERTINISDFFKNPCTSDKKKQLPFSQLYIKGEGDYQKCRENIQKLFDKSNCPYSSCSFNGIYLPPLQGDFGAFSAFYFVMNFLNLTSEPNPLALNKVTSTIESFCARPWQEVKTAYHHIKEKYLSEYCFSGAYILSLLENGYEFTADNWQMIHFLGKIGSSDAGWTLGYMLNLTNMIPAEEPAGPPLSHGSYVGLMVLCSLVLVSVLLFAWLLFHKPKCLQKGIV
- the ENTPD1 gene encoding ectonucleoside triphosphate diphosphohydrolase 1 isoform X3; translation: MSSTRTILLILGFLSTLAVIALIAVAVTQNQPLPKNIKYGIVLDAGSSHTNLYVYEWPAEKENDTGVVKQVEVCKVEGPGISGYSHATEKAGPSLAQCLQQAKEVIPSAQHKETPVYLGATAGMRLLRLQNESAADKVLSSVGNTLRSAPFNFQGARIITGQEEGAYGWITINYLLGNFKQSGWKKLLHSLKSLSETSGALDLGGASTQITFVSKDLTSESPENQLYFRLYGKDYQVYTHSFLCYGKDQALQQKLARDLQTAENSSLPDPCFHKGYERTINISDFFKNPCTSDKKKQLPFSQLYIKGEGDYQKCRENIQKLFDKSNCPYSSCSFNGIYLPPLQGDFGAFSAFYFVMNFLNLTSEPNPLALNKVTSTIESFCARPWQEVKTAYHHIKEKYLSEYCFSGAYILSLLENGYEFTADNWQMIHFLGKIGSSDAGWTLGYMLNLTNMIPAEEPAGPPLSHGSYVGLMVLCSLVLVSVLLFAWLLFHKPKCLQKGIV